Within the Montipora foliosa isolate CH-2021 chromosome 11, ASM3666993v2, whole genome shotgun sequence genome, the region TTTATTGACAAAAAAGTTAAGGagtgattctagaatacccagTCACCATTGTATCTTGAAGGAGCATGCTTTGAAGAATGAGTCATTACAAGGGAGCGCTCACAAGTACAttttggggtgggggggggggggggagggggagactGATTTTGTTCTTAACCTTGAATTAAATGTGATCTATTATCATCATGATGACCTTTAATtaacataaaattaaaattgttagGACTGGAAAATGAATGGCCACAACACTGCTAAATATATATAGCTCATTTCAAAtttatgatttttctttgtctaatatttattatcataatctgaCCCTATTAAaccttgaaacaaaggaaaatcaaaattgaactggctAAAAAATTTATGAACCAGGaataaaattaaaccacaacagcTATAAGGCCATCTTAACCTTATTCTGAggttaatataattattattggctTATAAAAGTGACTGTCACGGTTAAATGGTATTGTCTGATGACACATAGTCTACACATTGACATTGTAGGACATGCACAAAACGGACTACTTTTTtgtgtttctttctttaaaattgtttctttctttaaattCTTACTATTACAGTGTTCTGTTTTTCATGTGATTGTTTTTGTCCCATGGGGATAGGACACCCATGTAACAAACACAAACCCCCTTCCATGTAGATATCACAACTTACAGGTCTGCTAAATAACCGTCACCAATGAATGGATGAAAAGAGAGCAAGTTATTATTAAGTGTTTCAATTAAAGTGTAACTGTTGTCCCAGCAAACTAAGACTGGTGAGCCTCAGGTATTCATCACAATTTTTCCATGCCTCTatatttctttgaaatgttTAAAGGTTATAGATGCCACAAGCTCCCCGGGGATTATGGTGGACACTTTAGAAAAATGTCTGTTTGCGTTTAAGAACATTTGTTGCCACTGATcagattattttaattaataattgttaagtttgtttttcatttgtaaCAGTCACTTGTcatgaatttataattatcGTTTATATAGAAACTTTTAATAGCAGTTCTGGTGATCAttggtacatgtatttaaattaTATAAATTAGCAAGGTAGCaatattatgtacatgtaagttatgAATTTTTAtggcattgttttttttttccagaggtaATCGCAAAAGTAGACGAATTAGAGAGATCAATTCACAAATAGATTGCTCTTTTGTCACACCCTTGTGCATTATGGGCGGAGCTGTCAGTGCAGGCCAAGACAATGATGAGCTGGTCGATAACCTTAAAGCGGCAAACTACATCAAATCTCCTGAGGTCGAGCATGTGTTTCGAGCTGTGGACAGAGCAGATTATTTCCCAGAGGGGACCAAACAACATGCCTACAAAGACATGGCATGGAAAAGTGGCAACATACATCTCTCTGCTCCTTGTATTTATTCACAAGTGCTAGAATCTCTTGAACTTAAAGATGGGCTCTCATTCTTAAATCTTGGAAGTGGGACGGGGTACTTGTCTACTATGGTTGGCCTGATGATTGGATCAAATGGTACTAACCATGGAGTTGAATTGTTTGAAGACGTTGTCGAGTTTGCAGGAAAAAAGCTCACCATGTTTAAAACAAACCCGGCATACCAAGGAACCAATTTCGGGGAACCAGTTTTTATTGTAGGAAACTGCCTATCTTTGAATACACATTACAGACAGTACGATCGTGTTTATTGTGGTGCAGCCTGTCCTCAAGAATATGAGGAGTACATGAAGTCTTTGGTAAAAGTTGGAGGTATATTGGTCATGCCTTTTAATGAAAAGGTAATTACAACCAAGGATAACATGCTAGCTAGAGTACCTTTTTATCATGTGAAAGAGCAATTATAttgaacatatatatataatggCAATTTTTCCCCAAGTatcttttcaactttttaacaataattgaATATATATCAGTGATTACATGTAGTAATTTGATTTGCCCTTCATTTTTAGAAATAACGTAGGCAGAAATAATGTCTTGATCTGTCTGTGCGTGACCCAAGCAgttgttgacaacggcaacagttctcactcCCAAAATCACATTTTCCGGTTGTGCTGTTGTCATGTAGCTACCAGAATATATGGTGCCGGAACATATTACACTCTCAGTGATTTAATTGGTGTTCgtttctgaacaaaaaaaacccttaaagtgcccataaccccaaaatatctttttcgctaaaatgaatctttgcacttgttcgagacgcattgcggccattttttcctttttctaagaattcctgccattttataggcttcgaaagttgcgaaaatccaagcatcttttgttcactaccgagttagaaggggagtggttctattcctgtttttacgtcacaatctactttgcatccATTtctacaaagagttaatgcaatgtaaatcagtttgtgacgtaaaaacaggaatagacccactccccttctaactcggtcgtgaacaaaagatgcttggattttcgcaactttcgaagcctgtaaaatggcaggatttgttagaaaaaggaaaaaatagccACGATGAGTTTCGAACAGGtgaaaagattcattttagcgaaaaaaatattttgggtttatgggcactttaatgcATTAAGTTTTTCAACAGTTCTCGGGTATTGTGAAATAATAAGAtaacatctaatttgatcttttgctgtttcagtagggtgagaaatgttgaaaaacacACATCCGGTGATCATTTAAAGCCAAAAGGCgcttgtatgaatagaaaagaaagagtTAATCATTATGTTTTTTGTACACCTTTTTTTATAGTAATTTCTATACCTAAATATCTTCCTCTAAATACccgagaaatgtggccgagaactgaGTCTGTTGACTGCTCACTGTAACGCAACCCACTGTTTTCACAACCCTTCTCTCACCACCTCTACACCAGTGCAATATATATAGTTTTACTATCTGAGACAATTCTCTCATGCGATTCAATGAACCTAGCTGACCTTTAAACCAATTATCAAGagttcttttctcagacaatcctggtttaaactgttgggacaattcctggtttcccccccccccccccccattacaatgttgatttttcacagTCTCCAAattcaagatccgttcatcgatcacTCGCATGTTttaacattgtttggggggaaAGGTGCGcgaaaaaggaagcaaaaggagaacacgcgttgctcatataacgatggattagcatgtacagtaaattcacTACTTTTCGTTCAAAATTTGACCTTGTTTGAGAATGTGTGGCATTGACACACCATAATTTTATCTTAATGTCTATTTTCCCACCTTCTTTTCAGCTTTGTAGGATGCATCGCGTTGAAGAATCTGAGTGGGATGTGGAGGGGGTGTTGCCAGTATCATTTGCCCCCCTGATCAACTGTAAAGAGAAGAATGATCTATTGAAATTTATCGAAATACGTAAGTTGTGATTCAAGCAAATCTTATGTAATGTGACCTTGGTCAACGATGAATTGCATAAATACATGTAGGTTATAGATCATGGAATGCAAGCACTTgtgttcatacgatttcctgaCTACTTACTGCTGTTGTGATCCGTAACAGTTAGTTATCTTCCCACAGCTTGTAAACTTGGGTCTTGTTTTTTCTGagttgttttaaaaacaaatagtATTTTCCCTTTGATCAGTTGCTGGGCGGCCTTTAATCGTGCTTTGCCATTTCCAATATTTtgggacaagttttctttgattATTAACAAGGTGCCTGGATGACCAGCAATAAATGCAACTCACTGCAAGTGACCTGTATTGCTCGTTGACTGTCTAATGGACTGACATATTGCTGGAATTactcattgattgattgaaatatACTACGCAATGCCGTTAACTGTGCAGTATAATTGTTAACTTTTACTTTATCTTTCAGCTACCCATCCAAGATACCTCCAAGATCTTTGCAGACTGGTAATCCGAAAAACTCTTGGTGCCCAAGGCATCCAGAAATTGGCTGACCTACCCCTCCCTCCTGCACTTGTCATGTACTTGAACTACTTCCATGAATTGAGGCAAGAGTAACATTTTAAAATGTGCTTATACcttttaaggaggctccctagagttttagGGCCGCGTGCATGCTGAGCACTAGTATGGCGCATAGAGCCTGAATTGTGCGTATTTTCTGATTTTTATGACGTCTGCGTGACCAAATCTataaaattaactgctaattttctcgcgttcccttcagtaatttttttgacaaattggctcagttctaaccacatacagttcttatcaaataccctatattttttaaaatctgtCACGCTGCTAATCGAACGTATTTAGAAAAATGAGAAATTAGAGAAAATTGGCAAAACCGACTAGACGACCTTGAatttttaccacttcaaaaaGTCAGGCAATATAGTAATATTATTTCCACAATGTGGCGAAGAATAAAAAGCAATTATTACCGAAGGAAAGTAcaaatattaaggaatttaggtcaaaaataggaatatatctgcctgtcatggattagatgtgatgttgccacaGTAACGGCcaatccaaaaattgacacccaGAAAATAAGCCTTATTGTATCGGTAtccatactggtaaatctctacagggaAAACGTTTGTAAGTCGTGCCCTGTAGCGAAggtattcgcaaatactctagggaACCACCCTAAATATTATTGTAGTAATCATGCTTCTGATACAGCATTTTAGTACCCAGTTGTTTATAGAGCATTTGAATAGTGGGATCTCAAAGTGCACCttaattcaaatattttttgtttccagTATAAATCTCCCTatccaaaacaaacaaatggcaCCACCCGTCTGTCACCTGGAATTGTTACCCTGCATTTCGGTTTTCTGTGCAAGCCACATAAATTTGGCAGAAGTAGCAGCAATTTGGACCCACCTTGATGTGAGAatatgggtctattctcgattttacgtcacaaactgctttgcattcctgttttaaagaaatttgcTTTGCAAACACTTTTTGACGTAAGATCGAGAATAGACCCGTGTCTAGAGCTCAGGGTTTTGGGTCCAAATTAATCatattttgaggtaagaatcgCCAAACATGCTTGCTTTCGGTGAGGAGATCAACATTGTAGaccaaaaatatttgagtttaggtacactttaaattttcctttattGTGGGCGGATAAAATACAGTTTTCCAAAAGATCTTTTTCCTTCTTATTTGGGCCCGGTTCAAAGTCGAACTTCACATGTTCTGAATCTAAGGCCCGATTCAAATGTCACACTTCCACCTTGTGTCCCCAATTTCCGCTCgctcgcgcttcgcgctcgcTCACAAGACCGACGAAGGAAACAAAGAGGGACTCCTCGCAGTCTAGTGGACAGACAAAAGAAGGTAATGAGAGTTCTTTTATTTTCGTCCACTGACATGTCGGCGTTGaggtcacgtgaaaacctccaaTTACTCGCTATATAGGCAAatcagaaatttctttttaagCAACACAAATTacagacgaaagagagaaatgatcctcttacttatctggacaattgaattgtctcttatagacatctgaaaaattcaggtgattCCGACGGGATTCGAACTCGTGATCTCTGCAATGCTGATGCGAAGctctaccaattgagctatgaaaccacacagtagggagcaggtcaatttgttgggatcATATGTTCCCTTGAAACGCCTTGATGAAACAAATATGTATTATTTGAATATGTACAATATTGTCATTTAGTTTATACTAAAAGAGTGGATAGTGTTGAAGGCACGtactgattggctactcaattTCCGaatggtaaaggtaaagtctgctacgactACGAGCCTAGGAGGCCCGTCaagccggcgcttatctccggtttctgtcgcatgaagcgactaggagtatttctactccccacTGGATTGGATTCCAGTCcctcgcagggttacccccagcattaaattcgccggtacccatttatacacctgggtggagagagtcACCGTACGTGAGagttaagtgtcttgcccaagaacacaacgcaatgtccccggccagggcccgaacccggaccactcgatccggagtcgagcacactaaccatgagcctagcctgtgtacagccgcccactcttttgcggagagtgggcggctgtacacaggtcACCATGAGCCCACTGCGCCTCCCACAAACTCCGAGTATCCTCTGCTATTCACCTCGCGCGGGATTCGCgtccgaaaatattgtaatcgtagcaggaataaatgagttaaaatcatctttttgcgCTGTATTATCTCaccgttttagtatatactgtCTAGAaaaattattcacctcagtgtcgttgGCTAGTGGTGgacttcgcggctcggtaaatatccaccattagCCGCATCCACtgcggtgaatagttgttaaatatccGAATATTCTAATCCCGTTTAAGCCGCTtgaatttctcaggtgtctATTGTCCAGATAATTGACTGAGAGGATCATTCCTCTCTTTCACAAATTAAAGCTTTTTGTCAAGAAATATATATGTCAAGCATACCTAAATATctcttattaaccgagttcgaggtccgtactgtaagttgcGGCCCGAGCTTTTTGctttgatttatggcccaagcgcgaagtgTTCGGGATATAATAATTTAGAGGGGCAAAGTCACGCAAAATGGTGTAAttatgcccaaaaagtagaataaaaCATTGCAGTAACCACTTAAAAGCGTTAAACAACATAACAAAAgtacaacaaaaggaaagagaagaatgGAAGGACAGAagtggacaagattgaaacggattgcattggGTATTCTTAAAAAGGGTCGGcctggtttttttttcaggtttatggcaaatcgcctgtaTAAAGCCCGTTGTTGAAAAATGTACAAGggcctaaaacaaaaaaagaaattaggaAAAAGTAGAAACTCCGCTGTCTGTATGTCAAAGCGTAAAACTGGATACAGGGGTCTATGATGTTCAGTAGTTAATCAGGTTCCAAACAACTGGTCTTATGTGTACGGATAAGTTAGTCTCACATGATTTGTATGAAAATGTCACTGCAACTGTTGTATGCTCCGTGCTTTCAAAAACACAAGACCTTTAACAGCACTCAGTAGTTTGCTAGATTTCCAGATGCACTCTGCAGTGCCGCCAGAGTATTGTATAGGTAAAACGGCAGACTGCAGCCATGACATGGACGTGTGTTTGCCTCAATTCCACAGTCAATTTTAGTACATGGCAATGCATTTTACCACGTTTACTTCACGTTTTAGTAAAACCAGGTCATATACGGTAGTGTATATATGTAACTATGGTGGTAATAAATTGTAATACATTAAACAAATGCTAACTCTAATTATATATACATGTGTCTTGTCCACAGGATTGCATGTAAAAGGGTTTGTACAGTCTAAGGAACTTGGTgtcgctatttttttttttattacatacGAAGGGATAATGTACTATATACCTGGCTCAGATGTTCAAAGGCCTAACCAAATCCAGTGGATAAATGTCATTGGTATAGACTGAAACAGTGGATAGCTTTGatggcgcgctctgattggctactcaaactcccaatatcctttgctatttgcccccgaaaatattgtaatcattgcaggaataaatgaattatattatattttgttacagtactATTTtagcttcgcggctcggtaaatgtCCACCACTAGCCAGTGAATAGGTTGTTAATTATCGGACAGCTTCAAACTGCAAAGATTTCAATGTTTGCTCACACAAGTGtgaataggtggttttcacgtgacgtcatcgcggccatgttggtggtcgaaaacaaaagatctctcattggctcctcttgctcgtccaccagcaattttaCATCGCAGCACTGTGATCTCTGCCtccagagattggttgcaaaacaCCTATGTGCACACTCTGAGAACATCGAAGTAAAGGCTTGTATGAAAACCGTAGTCATGCAAGGTTTAACGTGAAGGATATTTTGTATTCTGGATAGTGAGTTGCACTGGATAAAGTTACCTTTGAGCAACTGGGGCGTGGTGAATTTGAGACGGTCACTTCGTAACCAATATCCGCTATAAGAGCGTTTTCCGGCGTGGAAAATAAGTGAAACAATCCTACACAAGTGGCTTGTTTCAAATCGGGAATTTTTACGGTATTTATTCCTAGTGTACGATATTAGATTAACACGGTAGGTAACTttagttttaaaaaagtgtAAATTGTTTTGTAAACAGGTTTCTACTGTGGCTTTGGTTTGACTTAGGCTTGAGTGTAAAATAAACAATAAGTTCCTATGGGGATGTTGTCAGTCTTCATTCTGTTTATGTCACAGGCCAGCCACATTCTATATGTGACGATAATGGGGATCTGCCAATAAAATGGTCATAGCGTTCTTAATTCTGATGTATCGAGGCCGCCGCGTGAGCGGGTATTTCgctcggttttttttttagtgagaGTTTCACTTCATCCAtgtcttttctcttttcttcttgCTCACGTAATCACCTGTATAATTGTTGCCAAATGTTGAAACGTACGCGCGTGGCGTGCACAGGAGGTCAAAACTACTAGCCCGCGAAAGTACccatcttttctgttttttcaatttcttgtttttgtaaGCGAATTGGCGGTCTATTGGTTTATTCTGAGATATTTTACTTCGATTTGCTAGCGAGTGGTCTAGTACCCTTGGTGCCAGAAGTTCTATTTATTCCTTTGGAGCTTGAAGCTCGGAGTGGTGCAGTCTTGACCTATGGAGCATGTCGGGCATGTTTTTAACTTCAACTAAAGGAAAATTTTTGTGTAAAAatagacgtatttccggcgggcGTTTCTCTAAACGACccccggaaatacgtctgcgttcgcaggctagatACCAAATGAAACAGCAATGATTTCTTAACAAGTAAACTGAATGTTAAGGTGACTCTGAATCTTCTCtagagaattttttaaactttgcatagGTTATATAGGCGTGTTAATTGCTCTCTAGAAACATTGGGAgcacttattttgtttttaagatataaggatttaaagacaaaatatagggcgtttttaggtggctcttttgttgccacggtaacctattacgtcacataaaTGAGTGTGTCTTTGTATTAGTGTTTCATATGGAACCATAACTTTGCCATTACATGAAAAAGTTGgttagattcaatccttccaaatggtacagtttgttgaaactGGTCAGTTCGAGTCTTCTTAAATCCTGGTTCAGTTCATTATTTACTCCGCCCGAAAAAAGGAGTTTCGTTATTTATCTTGGGAAGGTTATATTCAGCCAAGTTCAACAAGAAGACGATCCGGTTTGGAAATGGCTTCGTGTTTACCTTTGCTtgccttttgtttgtttttgtgcttttcTGCTCGGAGGGTTACGATTTTTTTTCAACTAGGCTTAGTTCATCATTGATGTTTGACAATGATCTCTCAACTAGAGGCGAAAAGAAGAGAGTGTTTGCCGCTGAGCCGCAAAGATACTTTCGCCGACCGAAATATAAAAAATTGTTTCAGTCACATATATCCCACCAggagaaaaaaatcattaacGGACCAATTTGTCCTGGGACCTTTCGGACCTTCTTCGGTTGTCAGAAGTTCCCTCTGTGTGTTAAGAACGAAGAGATTTTAAGTCAACAAACTTCAGTATCATTTTTGTTCTAatcatttttgctttttgttctcTTGAAAACATGCTAAAAGACCAGCTTACGAAAACAAGCTGAAGGCAGTTtcgtaaatggcttttcgggcccgaaaagttatcgggaagTTCAAGAACGGGCGCTAAAACAGAACTTACCGAGTTACCTCcatgttaaccaatcagatcgCGCGAAAAGAccattcacttgtgtggtataaaCTAGTTTTAAAACAACAGTGTACTTGGGAGACTCATTTAGCAACCAAAGTATATGGTCAGGATACGATTTGcgtatttctttctttcattattGACATTCCCAAATCGCTTACAAACTAGTTTTAGCTATGACAGCTCCCTATGGTGGATCTTCTTACCTTAAAATTTTGGAACAATTTTAGAAGGAAATCATCCGCGCACTTGAATCATCCGATCCTCACCTGGAAATCCTGTTTAACAGCATTTTACTAAAAATAGATAACACTGTAAAATGGGCCCGATTCTATCACAGATCGACACTTCTGGCTTCTGCTTTAAGGCCTTCTCGATTATCCTACTGACATCAAGGTGTCCCGGTTGCCAAGGTGTCTCGGTTGCCACGCTGTCTCACAACAGAAGTGGAGTAATAAAATCCAAGTTAGGCACCAGTAACACTCGGATAAAGCAAAGAATGACACACAGTGACGTCACTGTCGCTACTCTTCTTCCTTTTGTACTTCTTTACAAATTCAGTGGGAGTAAACAGAAAAACGAGCACGTCAACCATGCTTGAAATTACTccattaactgattagagtgtaatgtgattGCAAGGACCTATGAACAAGAAACCTGACTCTCACGTTGAAATTACTCCAGTTGCGAACTACGTAGTTTACCTTCTTGCTGAAACAACATTTGCCCATCATTTCGCTCAACAGAAGAGTGAACGGTTTTTGGGCAAACGTTGAAAGcaaaaaccaagttttgcggagGCCTTTCTGATGGTTCCAACATCGCGACAGCACTTTGATTGCAAGGACCTATGAACAAGAAACCTGACTCTCACGTTCAGGATTAAAACACTGCCAATTTATGTGATGGACGCCATGTTCAACTTTACAGCGAAACGGCGTTAACATTCAACACTTCAATTTGAGATCAAAGGAAGTTcggaatcgatgttgaatgaaatttCAAATCATTTTAAATTTCATTCAAGTTTAAATCAgttcagtttaattaattaattcaacgCGCTTTCACTATTTTTGTGTATTCTCACAACAAGTTGAACGGATGTCCTGTTTCAACGCTCCACACATTTGGTTCGAGAAGGGCGGCGTTGAAGCAAATTTTGAAACCGCTTAAAATGGCCTACAGTATAAAtatcttgtttttgaaaggattTTAAGACGCGTTTTTCTGTCTTTTTCAAGATTGTCAAATCACAGTAGCATGTGGAAAACTCTTTTTAGTTATGGAGGAAAGAGTGGAACATATTTTACTGAAAATCGACGGTTGCGtcacttcaaatattttttgtagtAACTATTAGCTCCGATTCAAATGAAACCGATGACTTCACAGATCTATCCACATCTCCACAGCCATCAGAGCTTAAACTGCAGTAAACTGGAAAATTTAATGTACGGAAACtttatttttgatcaaatttGGTGACAATTTACATCAGATCACCATGCCATATTTACAAATTTTCTTTGGGGTCACTTTAATCTGTTATACATATTTCGACATATCTGTTATGGTATTTAATGGTAATCAGCGCTTTCCAAGCTTGGCCAATATCATCCGGGGGTTGGCGCCTGTTTTCAATCATATTTTACATTGAGCTCGAAGCAGAGGCCAAAACCCGATCGAGGCGGCAACCTAGAAGACCCCGCGTAAAATGCgaaaatatgtaaattggtAGATGTTGCATAACGGaaagcaatctcgatttgctcaaccagcgcgcaaggtggtatcgatATTGCTCAACCGGGCGCGCAATGTCGTATCGGTATTGCACACCGAGTCcgcgaggtgttctgggtaacttgagtcacgaGGCAGAAAGTCACTATCGAATTGCCTTTCAGCACAGCGATTGGAGGTGAGTAATTTTCGAacattttactttgaaaatcaaagattatgGTATCTGATAGAAATcatattggccgtttttatactggAGACgaataattcgtctgggacgaacttgggcaaacattttttctgcgtctagtataaagacggccacaagacgcattatgcgtctggacgaagaatttattttagtgcgtcttcgaagacgcactaaactggaaagttcgtccggacgcattatgcgtctagcgcccgtctttatactagacgaaagAAAAACTATTCGCCCaggttcgtccaagacgaatcatgcgtctcatatagtttgtcccgtctttacactagacggataacatgagagacgcataattcgtctggacggattatgcgtctctagtataaaaacggccattgccTGGGTCACAAATCGTTTTTTCAAgcaccaatcagaaacaagggcgacgatttgtcagacaaATCAGAAACGGGTGACAGACTCGGCCCCGTGACAAACTGCCAGACGCAACCTCGGAAAACAAAGGCATAATCTCAGTATCAAAATGttcaaacaatcttcgatcatatttacaacagttattcacagataataataataataatcagcgaTCCGAATATAATAAGCGAGTTTTGTTTCTATTTTATGGGAGTTCAGGAAACGTGAAAAGAACCACGTGGATAAAAAAGATGACGATGAAATGTTGCCTTCTTATtaatgttcctgttcctgttttgctatcatattttcaaggcattttgCATTATTATGTAAATAGCTTTCCAAGTGATTGCgtatcaaataaacgttgatggaaattgaaaataaatgctgtttgtttttgcccatcctttccttgcatctttcgCTTTCATTTACCTACCGAATTACATGTTGCATGATATGAAGACATCCCAAAAAAGGTGCAGCACCACATATTAATTCAAGAAACCTCAGCTGCCATCCATATTATCTTATgcgggggcagatgtagtgaaagcTATTACTAGTAGGGTTAATTGCCAAGTACGTCTTTACGTGATCAAGAATGCTTTGTCAATGGTCGTTGTCGCCAAAGGATCATCTATTCGATTACGCTTGAAGCAGAGACAGTAACTTGAAATTAATAACAAATTTTAAAGGTTTTCAAGTACGgggttttgaagcaagcaaccgtggacaatcttcctgtcggtgtacgttggatcagtggcttgatctgatcggcgtaattaccgggcgtaattacaagttgagaaactaaatattttaagcaaaagccgatacaacgtatatttgattttagtggtgtaccaTATTTTGGCTGACCAAACCACCCTTGTTCAGGACAGtgaggtacaatgagagtttacattgaattacgtattagatttcagtttattatttagagtcatttccgttatttttccgttactcttagtatttgaattcaaattcgttgtaactgcaatgttttatcacattttttccagtattacgtcaacatccatttactatttgtatgtacatagaagcaattcaatgcaaactctcattgtacctgaagaaggctggtttggtctgccgaaatatagtacaccactaaaatcaaatctacctTATATATCGGCTTTTGCTTAAGTACGGCTTCATGTGGTCTAGAATGGGTTGCTTATGGTGTCAGTTTCCCCTCTAAGTGATTGCTTTTTATATCTCACCCAATTTACCTATGATTAGCTCTAGTTTGATGAGTATCTCTCTTGGTCTCTCTTcgaaagcgaggctggagtgaCAAGCTTTGCCATAAAGAGTTTAAATCG harbors:
- the LOC137975882 gene encoding protein-L-isoaspartate O-methyltransferase domain-containing protein 2-like gives rise to the protein MGGAVSAGQDNDELVDNLKAANYIKSPEVEHVFRAVDRADYFPEGTKQHAYKDMAWKSGNIHLSAPCIYSQVLESLELKDGLSFLNLGSGTGYLSTMVGLMIGSNGTNHGVELFEDVVEFAGKKLTMFKTNPAYQGTNFGEPVFIVGNCLSLNTHYRQYDRVYCGAACPQEYEEYMKSLVKVGGILVMPFNEKLCRMHRVEESEWDVEGVLPVSFAPLINCKEKNDLLKFIEIPTHPRYLQDLCRLVIRKTLGAQGIQKLADLPLPPALVMYLNYFHELRIACKRVCTV